The DNA segment CTTATATTTAATTGTGATATATCTTATATTAATACAAGGATGTAGTGTGCTAAATTCTTGTCGTTTACAGTTAATTAACCTAATTTTGACCTTTAAATAAATGAAAAATGAATTATCATTTTCAGGCACATCGTGCGGTAAGGCAAAATTTGCTTGAAGTCTTACAGAATACTTCGAAGCGGGATCTGCTATTAATACCAGATGGTTTTAACAATAACATCTATTGGAATATTGCCCATACAGTAGCAACACAGCAGCTTCTTCATTATTATTTAAGCGGTAATCCATTTCGTATTGATAAGTATTGGATCGAAACTTATAAGAAGGGGACGCTTCCTGTTTTAGATGTTCCTCAATCTGAAATGGAAGATCTAGCCTTTTTGCTTACTGAAACTTCGAAAATTTTGATGAAAGATTTTGATGCAGACTTTTTTACCGATTACACTTCTTATACCACGAGTTTTGGGTTGGATCTTAAAAACATTCAAGATGCTATCATCTTCAACAACATGCATGAAACGCAGCATTTAGGATATGCGATGGCACAAAAAAGAGCAATTTTAGGAGAGCAGTTTTAATAGAATTTAATCCATTTTTAAGTTTGGGAGCTGATAATTAAACTTAAATATTAAATAAATATATGAAAGACGATTTTATATTTGGGCTTCGGCCCGTGATCGAAGCACTTGAAGCTGGAAAAACAGTTGATAAAGTATTTTTACAAAATGCCTTACAGGGACCGCTATATGCCGAGCTAAAAGCACTTTTGGCAGAGCATAAAATTCGGGCAAATTATGTTCCGATTGAAAAACTAAACCGATTTACTCGCAAAAACCACCAAGGTGTGGTTGCTTTTATTTCAGATGTCCCTTTTCATTCCATTGAAAATATTTTACCGGAGCTCTTCGAAGCCGGAAAAGTACCTTTTCTACTTATTTTGGATCGGTTAACAGATGTTAGAAATTTCGGTGCTATTTGTAGAACTGCGGAATGTGTCGGAATTGATGCGATTATTATCCCGGAAAAAGGAGGTGCACCCCTGAATTCTGATGCAATAAAAACTTCTGCCGGTGCAATTTATAATTTGAAGATTTGCAAAGAAAAGAATTTAGGACATGTAGTAGATTTTTTACAGCAGTCTGGTGTTCAGGTATTTTCAGCGACAGAAAAAGCTCAAAAATTATTATACGATGTTGATTTTACACAACCTTGTGCAATCGTTATGGGGAATGAAGAAACTGGAATTTCTAAAGAAGTACTGCATCACTCCGATGAGAAAATTAAATTACCCATTGAAGGTAAAACGCAATCACTGAATGTTTCTGTGGCTTGTGGAGCAATTTTATATGAAGCTACAAGACAAAAGCTGAAAGCGCTATAGTTTCGCTGTCAATTCTAAGTTTGGCAGTTGATTTGTGACCACTTTTATTTAATAATATTTTTTATCTTTAAATATAAATAGAAGTGGAATGCAGAAGAGTACTCTAGTAAAAAGTGATGTTAGAAATCACGTTAAAGGAATTATTTCCCAGAAAATAGAAAAGCTTGGCCGGTTTATGGAGTTTACTTTGGATGCTAGTCGTGAAGTGAAGAAAACACCAAAGTATGATTCTATTCGCGAAGAGATGCAGTCAGAAATTTATCACATGCAAAAACAGATGGCTGCGCTTAAGAATTTACAGAATAACTTGGCGAAAGTTCTCAACAATAATTCGGAGAGGATTCAGCTCGGTTCGATTGTCTTCACCAATAAAGCAAGGTTTTACATCTCCGTATCTTTAGGTGAGTTTATTTTTGAAGGAGACCGATTTTATGCCATTTCTGAAGAGAGTCCAATGGCAAAGATTATGTTTGGGAAAAAACAAGGGGATGAATTTGTGTTGAATAATATAAGTCAGGTTATTGAGCATATCTGGTAATTATTCCTATCAGTTATCATTTAAAAATTTTATGGAAAAAACAAGCGTTTTAAAAGAAATTATAGAAGGGAGAAAAAGTATTTTTCCGAAGTCATATTCTGCAGAAGAAATCGATGGGGAAGTTTTGAATGAAATTATAAATTCAGGAAACTACGCTCCAAATCATAAGCGAACAAAACCTTGGCGCTTTAGAACTTTCAGAAATGAAGAAAAGAACCAGTTAGGGGTAAAATTAGCAGAGATCTATAAGCAGACTTGCTTACCACAAGCATATCTTGAAAAAAAATATCTGGATATTTCCGACAAGATTTCAAAAACAGATACCATCATTACCATTTGCGTTAATTTTAGCGGTCTCTTACCAGAGTGGGAAGAAATTGCGGCTACCTCTATGGCGGTCCAAAATATGTATCTTACAGCTACTGCCTACGAAATTGGCTGCTATTGGAGTACTCCCGGAATGATTCAGCACGTAGGTGATTATCTTAGTTTAGAAGATAATCAGAAATGTATTGGGTTTTTCTATTTAGGGAAAGTAGCGCGTTAATGTAACAAGAGCTTCTTTTTAAAGACTTATATATAAACATATAACGAAAACTTTAAAAAATGGAAACTTACGGTTACAACAGTCCAAATTCATCTTCTAATCAAAATTTTAGTAACGGGAATTATCGGTCAGAGAAAAAATTAGCTGCGGGACTTTTGGGTCTTTTATTGGCGCCTTTTGCAGCAAATAAATTTTACTTGGGATATATTAGTGAAGGTTTTATTCAGATAGCGCTAAATATCGGTACCTGCGGCATTGCTACAATTATTCCTTTTATCGAAGGTATTATTTATATAACGATGAGTGATGAACAATTTGATCGCACCTATGTTCAACAAAAGAAAGGTTGGTTTTAATAATAAAAGAGCTTCTGTTTTCAGAAGCTCTTATTGTATTAAAGGAAAATAGATTATTGATTAAGCAAAATAGCTGCTTCTTTTGCAGCATAAGTAAAAATCATATCTGCTCCTGCACGTTTAATGCATGTCAGGCTTTCCATGATCGCTTTGTCATTATCCAACCAGCCGTTTTGTGCTGCTGCTTTCAGCATAGCATATTCTCCGCTTACGTTATAAACAGCAATTGGCAAGTCGATTGCTTGACGTATTTTAGCTACGATATCTAGATACGGCATTCCTGGTTTGATCATGATTATATCTGCTCCTTCTGCAATATCTTTTAGAACTTCATCCATCGCTTCGCGGGAATTATGAAAATCCATTTGATACGTCTTTTTGTCTTTAGGGTTTTCTGTATTCTCTTTGGGCGCAGAATCAAGCGCATTTCTAAAAGGTCCATAAAAAGAACTGGCATATTTTGCGGCATAACTTAAAATACCAACATCAATAAATCCACTTTCTTCTAAACCAGCTCTTATGGCAGCAACCCTTCCATCCATCATATCGCTGGGTGCAACAATATCCGCTCCTGCTTGTGCTAATGAGATAGACATTTTTGTTAATGCATCGTTTGTTGCATCATTGTCAACTTTTCCTTTAGTAATAATTCCGTCATGGCCATAGATGGAATACGGGTCCAGCGCGACATCGGGCATAATCACCATTTCCGGGACTGCATCTTTTATCGCTTTAATGGTATTCTGCATCAGTCCGTTGGGATTCCAGGATTCTTTCCCTGTATTATCTTTCAAATCTTCAGAAACTTTCATGTACAGATTGACTGCTTTTATCCCCAAAGAAAATAATTCCTGACATTCTTTTACCGTTAAATCGATACTGCGTCTGAAAATTCCAGGCATGGAGGAAATTGCTTCCTGCTTACCAACTCCTTCCATCACAAAAATAGGCATTACCAAATCATTGGTAGTTAATACAGTTTCCTGAACCAAAGCTCTTATTGATGCATTGGTTCTTAATCGTCTGTTTCTAGAATATATAATCATATTGGAATAATATTTGTTTTATCGACTGCAAATTTAATTATAGTTTTTTTAAAGAGCTATGATATTTAAATTCATTTGATTACTTTTGTTTGATAAATCTTAAATAAAATCATTATAGGTGAAAAAACTATTATTTCTTGTGCTCTTTATCAGCAGTTTAACTGTTTTATCCGAAAATTTTTATGCGCAGTCTGTAGACAGGTTACCCGCTATAAATACTAATAAAGCGGATGACGGAGTAGTGGTTGCGTATCCAAATCCTGCACGTGACTTTATTATGGTAAAATCTAAAGATGCCACGGTACTTATTAAGTCGGTCACTTTTTATTCAATTCTAGGAATGCAGGTTGCGGAATATCAGATTAACAAGAATTCTGACGAAATACGATTAGATAGATTAAGACCAGGTAAATATCTCATGCGATATACGCTTAGTGACAATACGCAGAAGGTCACCCAGATCGTAAAACAATAAATATAAATCCTTGAAATTTTTCGAGGATTTTTTTTGGCTCTTATATTGTTGATGTTTAGAAACATTTGATTTTAATTTCCCTAATTTTGCAGCAATGGAAACACGTGAAAAAATAGTAATTATCGGAGGCGGTTTTGCAGGACTTCAGTTAGCAAAATCACTGAATAATGAAAGGAAAAAAGTGATGGTCATAGATAAAGTAAACCATCACATGTTTCAACCTCTTTTTTATCAGGTTGCCTGCGGACGGATTGAGCCCAGTAATATTTCTTTTCCTTTTAGAAAAATATTCCAAAGGTCAAGAAATGTACAATTTCGAATGACTGAAGTGGAACAGATTATTCCTGAGTATAATAAAATTGTAACCAGTGAAGGAGAATTTACTTATGATAAATTAGTAATTGCAACGGGCTGTAAGACCAATTTTTTCGGAAATGCAAAAATGGAAAGCTTGACTTATGGTATGAAAAATACACAGGAAGCTATTGCGATCAGAAATAATGTGTTGCTAACTTTTGAAAAATTAATTATCGAAAAAAAGCGAAGTGATGATGGCAACTGGAATATCATTATTGTGGGAAGTGGTCCCACTGGTGTTGAGTTGGCTGGAGCCTTTGCCGAAATGAAAAAAGATATTTTGCCTAGAGATTATCCACATATGAATTTTCAGGATCTCAAAATTATCTTGATTAGTTCTACAGAAACTCCTTTGGGGATGATGAGTGAAGAAGCTCAGGAGAAATCCGCTCAATATTTGAAGGAATTGGGAGTGGATTTTATGAGGGGAGAAATGGTGACAGATTATGATGGTGACAAAGTATTCATGAAGAGTGGAAAGGCAATCTCTTCCAATAACGTTATTTGGGCAGCTGGAGTAACCGGAAATATAGTTGATGGATTAAATCCAGAAGTTGTTTTAAGAAATCGATTCCGTACAGATCGTTATAATAGAATTGAAGGATATCCTAATATTTTTGCAATCGGAGATATTGCATATATGGAAACGCCGAAATATCCAACAGGTCACCCTCAGGTTGCGAACGTTGCAATCAATCAAGGTAAGAATTTAGGGAAAAATTTCTTAAAAAAATCTGTCAAAGATTGGGTGGAGTATGAATATGTCGATCAGGGAAGTATGGCGACAATAGGTAAGCACAGAGCGGTAGTAGATTTACCAAAGCTGAAATTTCAAGGTCTGCTGGCGTGGTATTTTTGGATGTTCCTTCACTTGATGCTTATTCTGAGCGTTCGTAATAAACTCGCTATTTTCTTCAACTGGATGTGGAGTTATATCAATAAAGACTCTTCGTTACGACTAATTATTATTCCTAACAAAAAGAACAATACTGAACAATGAGAATAGATGTTATTAGTGTATTACCTGAGTTAATGGAGAGTCCTTTTCAAGCATCAATTCTAAAGAGAGCGGTTGAAAAAGGATTGGCGGAAGTTCATTTTCATCAACTGAGAAATTGGAGTATTGGTAAGCATCGTCAGATCGATGATGAGCCTTATGGCGGCGGTGCTGGTATGGTGATGATGATTGAGCCAATCGATAAATGTATCTCGGAATTAAAAGCGCAACGGGAATATGATGAGATTATTTATTTAACTCCCGATGGCGAGACTTTAACTCAAAAAATCGCAAACACACTTTCTCTTAAGAAAAATCTTATTTTCCTATGTGGGCATTATAAGGGAATTGATCAGCGGGTTCGCGAACTTCATATCACTAAAGAAATTTCCATAGGTGATTATGTGTTGACAGGAGGTGAATTAGCAGCCTGTGTGTTGGCAGACTCAATTATTCGTTTATTGCCAGGAGTACTCAACGATGAGCAATCTGCCCTTACAGATAGTTTCCAGGATAACTTGTTGGCACCGCCGATTTACACAAGACCTTCTGATTATAAAGGACTTAAAGTGCCAGATGTTCTATTATCAGGCAATTTGAAAAATATTGAAGATTGGCAGTACGATGAGGCCGTTCGTATTACTTTAGAAAAAAGACCAGATATTTTAAATTAATTGTAAGCATAATTAATTATTTTTGCTAAGTTTACAATCTTAATTAAAATAAAGGTTGCTTTTCATATGCCAAATAAGGATAATACAGAAATAATTGCGTTCTATAATGTAGAGAATCTTTTTAATCCCGATCCTACACCAGTACATAAACTTGATCCCACCATCTCCGGCTTAAAAAATTGGGACGAAAGGAAATACAATAACAAGCTTCTAAAAATAGCTCACGTTTTCAGATTAATCTTGGAAACGGAAGGAGAACTGCCCATGCTGATCGGATTGTCTGAAGTACAGGGTCAGAAACCTTTGGAAGAGTTAATCCAGTTAGAGCCTTTTGATGGTAATTATGGAATTGTTCACTATGAGTCAATGGATGAACGAGGAGTAGATGTTGCTTTTTTATACGATAAAGCAAAGGTCGAAATTATTTCATCTGAACCATTTTCATATTTTTTCACTATGGATAATGGAAAATCAGAATATTACGACACTACTCGTGATGTGCTTTTTTGCAAAGTAAAATGTGCGGGTGTACTGATCAATCTATTTGTATTGCATTTGCCAAGCAAAAGAGAGCGGGATGTCAATAAATTCAAACGCGATTATATTTTAGCAGACCTAAATGCCAAAATCTCAGAATTACTTAAAAATGATAAAGATTCAGTAATCGTGATGGGTGATTTTAATGAAAATCCTGATGAAGATAATCTGAATAATTTCCTTTATGATGGCGATTTTAATAAGATATTATTAAATCCTTACATCGATTTATTTAAAAATGGCGTATTTTCTACCTTTCATTACAAAAGTGGCTTGCTTTTTGACCAGATAATATTATCGCCAAAATTTTTTGATGAAGAATATCCACTGAACTTTCAATTCGCAAAAGCTTTTAACCATCAGAAATTAAGAAATTGGGATAAAAAATCCTCAGAAAGACCGTTTAGAACTTATGCAGGAACCAGGTATCTAGGTGGTTATAGTGATCACTTACCTGTGATATCGGTTTTTTCGAGGGACTAATTCTATAAAACGTTAATAACAGAAAAATTTTAAAAAAAATGAAAAATGCAGTGAATGCCGAGTATCATTTAGATGCTATAGATAAGGAAATCATTTATATGCTAATGGATAATGCAAAATCCTCTCTAGCACAGATTTCAAAAAATGTTGGAATATCCACTACAGCGGTACACCAAAGAATAAAGAAATTGGAACAGGCTGGGGTTATAGAAAATTCTATTTCTTTTCTTAATCCTCGAAAGATTGGTTATAAAGTAGTCTCGTATATCGGGGTTTACTTAGAGCAACCTAGTCATTATCACGATGCCATAAAATCGTTAAATGACATCAATGAGGTAGTAGAAGCTCATTATACGACAGGGAATTACACCGTCTTTTTGAAGGTACTTTGTAAAGATAATGATCATTTAATGGAGATTCTGAACAAATTACAGAAATTAAAAGGAGTGACAAGAACAGAAACTTTTATATCCTTAGAACAAAGTATTAACAGACAATTGAAGGTTTGAACAATGAATTTATAAATACTAATTACAAAAATACATTTCGTTAGAAATGTATTTTTTGTTCCAGTTGATGACCACTATTTTCAGTACAAATCATTTTCATTTGTATATAATTAGCTAATTTTACATATCATAAGAAATTCAAAAATATTTTCTAATTAACTCCTGAATTTATGCAAAAGACATTAGAAAAAAAATCGAGCAACCCTATGCATGATCATAGTGAACAAAGAAATAAAGGTCTTCCCTTTAATACCAAATATTTCGATAGGATCAATATTAACCGAAGCGCAGTTGATCGTCGCGTTACAACTTTGGGTGGACGAAGAAGTGTGAAAAAAGAGTTTCAAGCAGCTTGGCTTTTAAAAGCAATTTCTATGATTGACCTGACCACCTTGGCAGGCGACGATACCCGTGGAAATGTTCTGCGCTTGTGCGAAAAAGCGAAGAATCCCGTTCGACAGGATATTTTAAAGGCTTTACAAATGCAGAATGCCAACCTTACCACGGGTGCGGTTTGCGTATACCATAATTTAATTCCTTACGCAAAGGAAGCGCTGAAAGGAAGTACGATACCGATTGCAGCAGTATCAACAGGTTTTCCAGCGGGTCAAATTTCGCTTGAAGAAAAAATTACAGAAATCAAAAAATCAGTTGCCGCCGGTGCAACCGAAATCGATATTGTTATTTCTCGAGCATTGGTTTTAGAATCAAAATGGAAAGAACTTTACGACGAAATCAAATTGTGTCGCGAAGCTTGTGGCGATGCACACATGAAAACCATTTTGGCAACGGGTGAAATTCCAACATATACTAAAGTAGCAAAAGCATCTTGGGTAGCCATGATGGCCGGTTCGGATTTTATCAAAACATCTACCGGAAAAGAATCCGTGAATGCAACTCTAGCCGTGAGTTTGGTGATGATTCGTTGTATTCGTGATTATTATGAATTAACGGGTGTCAAAATAGGTTACAAGCCAGCGGGCGGAATCCAAAAAGCAAAACAGGCTCTCGATTATTTAATTCTGATCAAGGAAGAATTAGGAAACGAATGGTTAACTCCCAACCTTTTCAGATTCGGTGCAAGTTCCCTTTTGGGTGATATTGAGCGACAATTAGAGCATTACGTCACTGGCCGATATAGTGCAGGATTCAGACATCCAATGGCATAGTTTGTAATACGGAACGAAGCAAACGGGTACTGAGCGAAGTTGAAGTAGGGCGCACATTTCCGCCCTCCGTTCCCGCTTTTTTCATCCGCTGCCACGGATGAAAAAGAGCTCCACTCAGGTCGGGGCGCAGTGGGAACCCAATATAAAGAAAGGTTATAATAATAAATACTTAGATTTTTAAAAGCGTAAAATCACATTGTTTTTTTTGCTCTTTTGAGAAATTTAAAAAAAATAAAAACTTTTGTGACTTTTGTGGTTAATATCACATCAATATATTAACACATCACCAAATTATCACATGATCAAATCTACATAATGGAAATCAAAGAAATATACAACACTATGGTTTACGGTCCAGCTCCAGAAAGCGCAGCTGCTGCTGTGGAATTTTTAGAAAATCATAACCGAAGTTTTGACTTGTTCATTGGCGGTGAATGGGTAAAACCGCACTCCAAGAAATACATGGATTCCAACAATCCATCCAATAAAGAATTTTTAGCAAAAGTAGCCGAAGGTGATGAAAACGATGTTGATAAAGCTGTGATGGCAGCCAATAGCGCCCTCGCAAACTGGGTAAACATTGGAGGTTTCGAACGTGCAAAATATTTGTACGCTATCGCAAGACAGATTCAAAAGCACTCCAGATTATTTGCAGTTCTTGAAACATTAGACAACGGAAAATCAATTCGCGAAACCCGCGATATCGATATTCCAATTGTTGCAAGACATTTCTACCATCATGCAGGTTGGGCAAAACTCATGGATACCGAATTCAGAGATTATCAGGAAGTAGGTGTTATCGGACAAATCATTCCGTGGAATTTTCCTTTAATGATGCTTTCCTGGAAAGTAGCTCCGGCTTTAGCCATGGGAAATACGATCGTTTTGAAACCGGCAGAATACACCTCTTTAACTGCCTTGCTTTTCGCTGAGATCTGTGAAAAAATCGGCTTGCCAAAAGGTGTTGTAAACGTAGTTACCGGTCTTGGAACAGTTGCTGGGAATGCTTTAGTAAATCACAAAGATATTCAGAAAGTTGCCTTCACTGGTTCTACCAAAGTGGGCAAAATCTTAAGAACAAATATTGCCGGAACAGGTAAGAAAATATCTCTGGAATTAGGAGGTAAATCACCGTTCATCGTTTTCGAAGATGCAGATCTGGATTCTGCAGTAGAAGGAATTGTAGATGCGATCTGGTTCAATCAAGGACAGGTTTGTTGTGCAGGTTCCAGACTGTTAATTCAGGAATCAGTCTCTGAAGTATTTTACAAAAAACTTCGTGCAAGAATGGAAACGCTTCGTATCGGCGATCCAATGGATAAAGCAGTCGATATGGGTTCCATCATTGATCCGATCCAGTTAAAAAGCATTAAAGAGATGGTGAAAATCGGAATTGATGAAGGTTGCACGATTTATCAACCAAAAAATGGCGTTCCAGAAAATGGATGGTTTTATCCACCGACATTATTTACAGATGTTCCGACCAGCGCCGTCATCGCGCAAGAGGAGATCTTCGGACCGGTTTTGGTCGCTATGACCTTCCGTTCGCATTCGGAGGCTGTTGCTTTGGCGAATAATACAAGATACGGTTTGGCTTCAAGTGTCTGGACAGAAAATATCAATTTAGCTTTAGATATTGCTCCAAAAATTAAAGCAGGAAGCGTTTGGATCAACTGTACGAATCAGTTTGACGCCGCTGCAGGTTTTGGTGGTTACCGAGAATCCGGTTTCGGAAGGGAAGGTGGAAAAGAAGGTTTGTATGAATATATGAAACCTAAAGTGGAGGCTGAATTTACTTCAAAACCAATTGTACCAAAAGCTGAAAAACCCAAAGACGCTAAAAAAGTTGAAAATACTTTGGCAGAAATCGACCGTACAACAAAAATGTACATCGGTGGTAAACAGGCTCGCCCAGATGGTGGGTACAGTACTGAAATAAAAAATGCCTTCGGTGAATACATTGGTGAGGTTTCAGAAGGTAACAGAAAAGACATCAGAAATGCCGTTGAAGCAGCACACGCAGAAAAATCCTGGGGTGGAATGACGGGGCATTCCAGAGCACAGGTTTTATACTATATCGCAGAAAACTTAGCGATCCGTTCAGAAGAATTCGCGGAGAGAATTGTTGAAATGACCAACCAATCTTTAGAATCTGCTCAGGACGAGGTTGGGAAATCGATCGAAAGAATTTATACATATGCAGCTTACGCCGATAAATATGATGGTGCTGCACATTCTACCGTTCAGAGAATGGTGACTTTTGCCATGCCGGAAGCAATTGGCGTGATGGCCATTATTTGTCCAGATGAAAATCCGTTGTTAGGATTTATTTCTACGGTAATTCCCGCCATTGCGATGGGAAATAGAGTGGTCGTAATTCCGTCTGAAAAACACCCTTTTTCAGCAACCGATTTCTATCAGATCTTAGAAACTTCGGATGTTCCTGCAGGGACGGTAAATATTGTAACCGGACCAAAAGAAGAATTAGCCGGTGAACTTGCTAAACATTATAATATTGAAGGGATCTGGTATTTCGGAACAGCTGAAGGAAGTAAAAATATCGAATTACAATCTACAGATTCTATGAAACGTTCCTGGGTGAATTTCGGAAAATACAGAAACTGGCTAAATCCAGCCCATGGAGAAGGTCAGGAGTTTCTAAGACATGCTACAGAGATTAAAAATATTTGGATTCCTTACGGCGCTTAGGATTTTTAAAGTACATAAAAAACCATGCATTATGCATGGTTTTTTTATGGGGAATTGTTTGAAAATTATTTTGTTTCTTTTTTTACATAATCTTTGGTGTCTTCATAACCTTCTTTAACTGCTTTCCCACCTTTTTTAGCAGTTTTATCTGTCCATTTTGCACCTTTTTTGATTCCTTTCTTTGTCGCTTTTGCTCCTTTTTTCACCGTTTTCCCGGTCCATTCTGCGCCTTTTTTTACGGTTGTTCCTACTGCTTTTGCATCTTGTTTAACCTCTTGTTTTAAAGTAGGTTTTGCATCTTGTGCAGAAACCATTACTGCAAATAAAACTATTGCTGCTAATGATAATAACTTCGTTTTCATCCTGATCAATTTTATTGTTAATTCGGTTAGTAATTTCACATATTAAGCCAATATTGAAATGAAAATATTTTTAACTATAAATTAACGCTTTCATATTTAAATTGATATTTTTGCAGCTTCATGGCCAGGAAAACAATTAAAAGAAAAACCAAAAGAAAAATTCATAAAAAGCGCAAAAGGCATTTTCTTCTGC comes from the Chryseobacterium sp. SNU WT5 genome and includes:
- a CDS encoding aldehyde dehydrogenase family protein produces the protein MEIKEIYNTMVYGPAPESAAAAVEFLENHNRSFDLFIGGEWVKPHSKKYMDSNNPSNKEFLAKVAEGDENDVDKAVMAANSALANWVNIGGFERAKYLYAIARQIQKHSRLFAVLETLDNGKSIRETRDIDIPIVARHFYHHAGWAKLMDTEFRDYQEVGVIGQIIPWNFPLMMLSWKVAPALAMGNTIVLKPAEYTSLTALLFAEICEKIGLPKGVVNVVTGLGTVAGNALVNHKDIQKVAFTGSTKVGKILRTNIAGTGKKISLELGGKSPFIVFEDADLDSAVEGIVDAIWFNQGQVCCAGSRLLIQESVSEVFYKKLRARMETLRIGDPMDKAVDMGSIIDPIQLKSIKEMVKIGIDEGCTIYQPKNGVPENGWFYPPTLFTDVPTSAVIAQEEIFGPVLVAMTFRSHSEAVALANNTRYGLASSVWTENINLALDIAPKIKAGSVWINCTNQFDAAAGFGGYRESGFGREGGKEGLYEYMKPKVEAEFTSKPIVPKAEKPKDAKKVENTLAEIDRTTKMYIGGKQARPDGGYSTEIKNAFGEYIGEVSEGNRKDIRNAVEAAHAEKSWGGMTGHSRAQVLYYIAENLAIRSEEFAERIVEMTNQSLESAQDEVGKSIERIYTYAAYADKYDGAAHSTVQRMVTFAMPEAIGVMAIICPDENPLLGFISTVIPAIAMGNRVVVIPSEKHPFSATDFYQILETSDVPAGTVNIVTGPKEELAGELAKHYNIEGIWYFGTAEGSKNIELQSTDSMKRSWVNFGKYRNWLNPAHGEGQEFLRHATEIKNIWIPYGA